In Populus alba chromosome 1, ASM523922v2, whole genome shotgun sequence, a single window of DNA contains:
- the LOC118056822 gene encoding protein PLASTID TRANSCRIPTIONALLY ACTIVE 12, chloroplastic isoform X1, with amino-acid sequence MASLSAIWLYHADRGLRGSISADSFVNGKPRFNHLFQTPFIGSFPAGTLEVRKAPSLPCIKCEKKDENVEHVYVELPPYHSYMDSTSGQLEPASGARASIPDQEYWPEGTADRVRAARAPEPTGLSAGSPSYGKKPGSRRKKYKASVAAPESSEASIEFSDSEALESYEEMKEEPKDDSSDYVIYDIEPEEEETGYELDKKLGRPHPFIDPKVKKPIEGILPQEELWWNWRKPENEQWSRWQRRKPDVETVFLKAMAETGQVKLYGKEPTLTETSLYRARKHLYKEERLEAEQKRLERIGPMAYYSEWVKAWKRDTSQEAIQKHFEETGEDENAQLIAMFCHQTDREFRIMMGTDVRIRRDPLAMRMREDQIKQIWGGDPVYPTINYIQDPNEIIDYRGPDFHEPTPNMLDYLKEHGKIISRKELEKILAKEKTEQLEQMTDIDEAMARAVDIGENDGEGEDSEVDGEEEEEEEEDEKITRNWSVYKTTPQARKSKDKPKKEGPLSLEEAIDDSENLTDFLMDFEQDE; translated from the exons ATGGCTTCTCTATCAGCAATTTGGCTTTATCATG CAGATAGAGGATTGAGGGGCAGTATTTCTGCTGATAGCTTTGTTAATGGGAAGCCTCGTTTCAATCATCTTTTCCAG ACGCCATTTATAGGCTCTTTTCCAGCTGGAACATTGGAAGTTCGTAAGGCTCCGTCACTGCCTTGTATAAAGTGTGAGAAGAAGGATGAGAACGTTGAGCATGTATATGTTGAGCTTCCTCCCTACCATAGCTATATGGACTCAACATCTGGGCAGCTTGAACCGGCATCTGGTGCTCGTGCTAGTATTCCGGACCAGGAATACTGGCCAGAAGGCACTGCTGATAGAGTTAGGGCTGCCAGGGCTCCTGAACCAACAGGATTGTCTGCAGGATCTCCATCATATGGCAAAAAGCCTGGAAGCAGGAGGAAAAAGTATAAAGCTTCAGTGGCTGCTCCTGAATCTTCTGAAGCAAGCATAGAATTCAGTGATTCAGAGGCACTTGAAAGCTATGAGGAAATGAAAGAGGAACCTAAAGATGACTCATCTGACTATGTAATATATGATATAGAACCTGAGGAAGAAGAAACCGGATATGAGTTAGACAAGAAACTGGGGCGTCCCCATCCCTTTATTGATCCAAAAGTGAAGAAGCCAATCGAGGGGATTCTTCCACAGGAAGAATTATGGTGGAACTGGCGAAAGCCAGAGAATGAACAATGGTCCAGATGGCAAAGGAGGAAGCCTGATGTTGAAACG GTTTTTCTCAAAGCAATGGCTGAAACTGGGCAGGTGAAGCTTTATGGTAAGGAGCCAACATTAACGGAGACTTCTCTTTACAGAGCTAGAAAACATCTTTACAAGGAAGAACG ACTTGAAGCTGAACAAAAGAGACTGGAAAGGATAGGTCCAATGGCATACTACTCAGAATGGGTGAAAGCATGGAAGAGAGACACTTCACAAGAAGCTATTCAGAAGCATTTTGAAGAGACCGGTGAAGATGAAAACGCTCAACTAATTGCAATGTTTTGCCATCAAACGGATAGAGAATTTCGCATAATGATGGGGACTGATGTTCGTATTCGTAGAGATCCTTTAGCAATGCGAATGCGAGAGGATCAAATAAAGCAAA TTTGGGGTGGAGATCCTGTTTACCCTACCATCAACTACATTCAAGATCcaaatgaaattattgattaCAGGGGTCCAGATTTTCATGAACCAACACCCAATATGCTGGATTACCTGAAAGAA CATGGAAAAATCATATCTAGGAAGGAGCTTGAAAAAATTCTGGCAAAAGAGAAGACAGAACAACTCGAG CAGATGACAGACATTGATGAAGCTATGGCACGAGCAGTTGACATTGGTGAAAATGAT GGCGAGGGAGAGGATAGTGAGGTTGatggagaagaagaggaagaggaagaagaagacgaaaAAATTACACGAAATTGGAGTGTTTATAAAACTACTCCCCAGGCTCGAAAATCAAAG GATAAACCTAAAAAAGAGGGCCCGTTGAGTCTTGAAGAGGCAATTGATGATTCTGAGAACTTAACTGATTTCCTCATGGACTTCGAACAAGATGAGTGA
- the LOC118056822 gene encoding protein PLASTID TRANSCRIPTIONALLY ACTIVE 12, chloroplastic isoform X2: MASLSAIWLYHADRGLRGSISADSFVNGKPRFNHLFQTPFIGSFPAGTLEVRKAPSLPCIKCEKKDENVEHVYVELPPYHSYMDSTSGQLEPASGARASIPDQEYWPEGTADRVRAARAPEPTGLSAGSPSYGKKPGSRRKKYKASVAAPESSEASIEFSDSEALESYEEMKEEPKDDSSDYVIYDIEPEEEETGYELDKKLGRPHPFIDPKVKKPIEGILPQEELWWNWRKPENEQWSRWQRRKPDVETVFLKAMAETGQVKLYGKEPTLTETSLYRARKHLYKEERLEAEQKRLERIGPMAYYSEWVKAWKRDTSQEAIQKHFEETGEDENAQLIAMFCHQTDREFRIMMGTDVRIRRDPLAMRMREDQIKQIWGGDPVYPTINYIQDPNEIIDYRGPDFHEPTPNMLDYLKEHGKIISRKELEKILAKEKTEQLEMTDIDEAMARAVDIGENDGEGEDSEVDGEEEEEEEEDEKITRNWSVYKTTPQARKSKDKPKKEGPLSLEEAIDDSENLTDFLMDFEQDE; the protein is encoded by the exons ATGGCTTCTCTATCAGCAATTTGGCTTTATCATG CAGATAGAGGATTGAGGGGCAGTATTTCTGCTGATAGCTTTGTTAATGGGAAGCCTCGTTTCAATCATCTTTTCCAG ACGCCATTTATAGGCTCTTTTCCAGCTGGAACATTGGAAGTTCGTAAGGCTCCGTCACTGCCTTGTATAAAGTGTGAGAAGAAGGATGAGAACGTTGAGCATGTATATGTTGAGCTTCCTCCCTACCATAGCTATATGGACTCAACATCTGGGCAGCTTGAACCGGCATCTGGTGCTCGTGCTAGTATTCCGGACCAGGAATACTGGCCAGAAGGCACTGCTGATAGAGTTAGGGCTGCCAGGGCTCCTGAACCAACAGGATTGTCTGCAGGATCTCCATCATATGGCAAAAAGCCTGGAAGCAGGAGGAAAAAGTATAAAGCTTCAGTGGCTGCTCCTGAATCTTCTGAAGCAAGCATAGAATTCAGTGATTCAGAGGCACTTGAAAGCTATGAGGAAATGAAAGAGGAACCTAAAGATGACTCATCTGACTATGTAATATATGATATAGAACCTGAGGAAGAAGAAACCGGATATGAGTTAGACAAGAAACTGGGGCGTCCCCATCCCTTTATTGATCCAAAAGTGAAGAAGCCAATCGAGGGGATTCTTCCACAGGAAGAATTATGGTGGAACTGGCGAAAGCCAGAGAATGAACAATGGTCCAGATGGCAAAGGAGGAAGCCTGATGTTGAAACG GTTTTTCTCAAAGCAATGGCTGAAACTGGGCAGGTGAAGCTTTATGGTAAGGAGCCAACATTAACGGAGACTTCTCTTTACAGAGCTAGAAAACATCTTTACAAGGAAGAACG ACTTGAAGCTGAACAAAAGAGACTGGAAAGGATAGGTCCAATGGCATACTACTCAGAATGGGTGAAAGCATGGAAGAGAGACACTTCACAAGAAGCTATTCAGAAGCATTTTGAAGAGACCGGTGAAGATGAAAACGCTCAACTAATTGCAATGTTTTGCCATCAAACGGATAGAGAATTTCGCATAATGATGGGGACTGATGTTCGTATTCGTAGAGATCCTTTAGCAATGCGAATGCGAGAGGATCAAATAAAGCAAA TTTGGGGTGGAGATCCTGTTTACCCTACCATCAACTACATTCAAGATCcaaatgaaattattgattaCAGGGGTCCAGATTTTCATGAACCAACACCCAATATGCTGGATTACCTGAAAGAA CATGGAAAAATCATATCTAGGAAGGAGCTTGAAAAAATTCTGGCAAAAGAGAAGACAGAACAACTCGAG ATGACAGACATTGATGAAGCTATGGCACGAGCAGTTGACATTGGTGAAAATGAT GGCGAGGGAGAGGATAGTGAGGTTGatggagaagaagaggaagaggaagaagaagacgaaaAAATTACACGAAATTGGAGTGTTTATAAAACTACTCCCCAGGCTCGAAAATCAAAG GATAAACCTAAAAAAGAGGGCCCGTTGAGTCTTGAAGAGGCAATTGATGATTCTGAGAACTTAACTGATTTCCTCATGGACTTCGAACAAGATGAGTGA
- the LOC118056822 gene encoding protein PLASTID TRANSCRIPTIONALLY ACTIVE 12, chloroplastic isoform X4 encodes MTPFIGSFPAGTLEVRKAPSLPCIKCEKKDENVEHVYVELPPYHSYMDSTSGQLEPASGARASIPDQEYWPEGTADRVRAARAPEPTGLSAGSPSYGKKPGSRRKKYKASVAAPESSEASIEFSDSEALESYEEMKEEPKDDSSDYVIYDIEPEEEETGYELDKKLGRPHPFIDPKVKKPIEGILPQEELWWNWRKPENEQWSRWQRRKPDVETVFLKAMAETGQVKLYGKEPTLTETSLYRARKHLYKEERLEAEQKRLERIGPMAYYSEWVKAWKRDTSQEAIQKHFEETGEDENAQLIAMFCHQTDREFRIMMGTDVRIRRDPLAMRMREDQIKQIWGGDPVYPTINYIQDPNEIIDYRGPDFHEPTPNMLDYLKEHGKIISRKELEKILAKEKTEQLEQMTDIDEAMARAVDIGENDGEGEDSEVDGEEEEEEEEDEKITRNWSVYKTTPQARKSKDKPKKEGPLSLEEAIDDSENLTDFLMDFEQDE; translated from the exons ATG ACGCCATTTATAGGCTCTTTTCCAGCTGGAACATTGGAAGTTCGTAAGGCTCCGTCACTGCCTTGTATAAAGTGTGAGAAGAAGGATGAGAACGTTGAGCATGTATATGTTGAGCTTCCTCCCTACCATAGCTATATGGACTCAACATCTGGGCAGCTTGAACCGGCATCTGGTGCTCGTGCTAGTATTCCGGACCAGGAATACTGGCCAGAAGGCACTGCTGATAGAGTTAGGGCTGCCAGGGCTCCTGAACCAACAGGATTGTCTGCAGGATCTCCATCATATGGCAAAAAGCCTGGAAGCAGGAGGAAAAAGTATAAAGCTTCAGTGGCTGCTCCTGAATCTTCTGAAGCAAGCATAGAATTCAGTGATTCAGAGGCACTTGAAAGCTATGAGGAAATGAAAGAGGAACCTAAAGATGACTCATCTGACTATGTAATATATGATATAGAACCTGAGGAAGAAGAAACCGGATATGAGTTAGACAAGAAACTGGGGCGTCCCCATCCCTTTATTGATCCAAAAGTGAAGAAGCCAATCGAGGGGATTCTTCCACAGGAAGAATTATGGTGGAACTGGCGAAAGCCAGAGAATGAACAATGGTCCAGATGGCAAAGGAGGAAGCCTGATGTTGAAACG GTTTTTCTCAAAGCAATGGCTGAAACTGGGCAGGTGAAGCTTTATGGTAAGGAGCCAACATTAACGGAGACTTCTCTTTACAGAGCTAGAAAACATCTTTACAAGGAAGAACG ACTTGAAGCTGAACAAAAGAGACTGGAAAGGATAGGTCCAATGGCATACTACTCAGAATGGGTGAAAGCATGGAAGAGAGACACTTCACAAGAAGCTATTCAGAAGCATTTTGAAGAGACCGGTGAAGATGAAAACGCTCAACTAATTGCAATGTTTTGCCATCAAACGGATAGAGAATTTCGCATAATGATGGGGACTGATGTTCGTATTCGTAGAGATCCTTTAGCAATGCGAATGCGAGAGGATCAAATAAAGCAAA TTTGGGGTGGAGATCCTGTTTACCCTACCATCAACTACATTCAAGATCcaaatgaaattattgattaCAGGGGTCCAGATTTTCATGAACCAACACCCAATATGCTGGATTACCTGAAAGAA CATGGAAAAATCATATCTAGGAAGGAGCTTGAAAAAATTCTGGCAAAAGAGAAGACAGAACAACTCGAG CAGATGACAGACATTGATGAAGCTATGGCACGAGCAGTTGACATTGGTGAAAATGAT GGCGAGGGAGAGGATAGTGAGGTTGatggagaagaagaggaagaggaagaagaagacgaaaAAATTACACGAAATTGGAGTGTTTATAAAACTACTCCCCAGGCTCGAAAATCAAAG GATAAACCTAAAAAAGAGGGCCCGTTGAGTCTTGAAGAGGCAATTGATGATTCTGAGAACTTAACTGATTTCCTCATGGACTTCGAACAAGATGAGTGA
- the LOC118056822 gene encoding protein PLASTID TRANSCRIPTIONALLY ACTIVE 12, chloroplastic isoform X3 produces the protein MASLSAIWLYHDRGLRGSISADSFVNGKPRFNHLFQTPFIGSFPAGTLEVRKAPSLPCIKCEKKDENVEHVYVELPPYHSYMDSTSGQLEPASGARASIPDQEYWPEGTADRVRAARAPEPTGLSAGSPSYGKKPGSRRKKYKASVAAPESSEASIEFSDSEALESYEEMKEEPKDDSSDYVIYDIEPEEEETGYELDKKLGRPHPFIDPKVKKPIEGILPQEELWWNWRKPENEQWSRWQRRKPDVETVFLKAMAETGQVKLYGKEPTLTETSLYRARKHLYKEERLEAEQKRLERIGPMAYYSEWVKAWKRDTSQEAIQKHFEETGEDENAQLIAMFCHQTDREFRIMMGTDVRIRRDPLAMRMREDQIKQIWGGDPVYPTINYIQDPNEIIDYRGPDFHEPTPNMLDYLKEHGKIISRKELEKILAKEKTEQLEQMTDIDEAMARAVDIGENDGEGEDSEVDGEEEEEEEEDEKITRNWSVYKTTPQARKSKDKPKKEGPLSLEEAIDDSENLTDFLMDFEQDE, from the exons ATGGCTTCTCTATCAGCAATTTGGCTTTATCATG ATAGAGGATTGAGGGGCAGTATTTCTGCTGATAGCTTTGTTAATGGGAAGCCTCGTTTCAATCATCTTTTCCAG ACGCCATTTATAGGCTCTTTTCCAGCTGGAACATTGGAAGTTCGTAAGGCTCCGTCACTGCCTTGTATAAAGTGTGAGAAGAAGGATGAGAACGTTGAGCATGTATATGTTGAGCTTCCTCCCTACCATAGCTATATGGACTCAACATCTGGGCAGCTTGAACCGGCATCTGGTGCTCGTGCTAGTATTCCGGACCAGGAATACTGGCCAGAAGGCACTGCTGATAGAGTTAGGGCTGCCAGGGCTCCTGAACCAACAGGATTGTCTGCAGGATCTCCATCATATGGCAAAAAGCCTGGAAGCAGGAGGAAAAAGTATAAAGCTTCAGTGGCTGCTCCTGAATCTTCTGAAGCAAGCATAGAATTCAGTGATTCAGAGGCACTTGAAAGCTATGAGGAAATGAAAGAGGAACCTAAAGATGACTCATCTGACTATGTAATATATGATATAGAACCTGAGGAAGAAGAAACCGGATATGAGTTAGACAAGAAACTGGGGCGTCCCCATCCCTTTATTGATCCAAAAGTGAAGAAGCCAATCGAGGGGATTCTTCCACAGGAAGAATTATGGTGGAACTGGCGAAAGCCAGAGAATGAACAATGGTCCAGATGGCAAAGGAGGAAGCCTGATGTTGAAACG GTTTTTCTCAAAGCAATGGCTGAAACTGGGCAGGTGAAGCTTTATGGTAAGGAGCCAACATTAACGGAGACTTCTCTTTACAGAGCTAGAAAACATCTTTACAAGGAAGAACG ACTTGAAGCTGAACAAAAGAGACTGGAAAGGATAGGTCCAATGGCATACTACTCAGAATGGGTGAAAGCATGGAAGAGAGACACTTCACAAGAAGCTATTCAGAAGCATTTTGAAGAGACCGGTGAAGATGAAAACGCTCAACTAATTGCAATGTTTTGCCATCAAACGGATAGAGAATTTCGCATAATGATGGGGACTGATGTTCGTATTCGTAGAGATCCTTTAGCAATGCGAATGCGAGAGGATCAAATAAAGCAAA TTTGGGGTGGAGATCCTGTTTACCCTACCATCAACTACATTCAAGATCcaaatgaaattattgattaCAGGGGTCCAGATTTTCATGAACCAACACCCAATATGCTGGATTACCTGAAAGAA CATGGAAAAATCATATCTAGGAAGGAGCTTGAAAAAATTCTGGCAAAAGAGAAGACAGAACAACTCGAG CAGATGACAGACATTGATGAAGCTATGGCACGAGCAGTTGACATTGGTGAAAATGAT GGCGAGGGAGAGGATAGTGAGGTTGatggagaagaagaggaagaggaagaagaagacgaaaAAATTACACGAAATTGGAGTGTTTATAAAACTACTCCCCAGGCTCGAAAATCAAAG GATAAACCTAAAAAAGAGGGCCCGTTGAGTCTTGAAGAGGCAATTGATGATTCTGAGAACTTAACTGATTTCCTCATGGACTTCGAACAAGATGAGTGA